One stretch of Deinococcus ficus DNA includes these proteins:
- a CDS encoding substrate-binding periplasmic protein: MKTPRLFTTLTLATLALTSAAQARSLNDILKDGTLRVATAADIPPFGFASGTTVTGFEVDLITAVAADMGLKVKLVPAPIDQLSKLLNSDAVDVAMSAQAITSTRENRVDFTTPTSCSAVSMVSTSPKLKTHTDLAGKTIVVGSGSIMQSFVQKLPFDKKVSVVPTSQDVMFSMISGQADATFMYSAMQPAIKQMFPKATLYFGPELWSVPQGMMIHEDATALRLRLNAGIQRLLGNGKYATISTKYFGKDVRCK; encoded by the coding sequence GTGAAGACCCCCCGCCTGTTCACCACCCTGACCCTCGCCACCCTCGCCCTGACCTCCGCCGCCCAGGCCCGCAGCCTGAATGACATCCTCAAGGACGGCACCCTGCGCGTCGCCACCGCCGCCGACATCCCCCCCTTCGGCTTCGCGAGCGGCACCACCGTCACCGGCTTCGAGGTGGACCTGATCACCGCCGTCGCGGCCGACATGGGCCTGAAGGTCAAGCTTGTGCCCGCCCCTATCGACCAGCTGTCCAAACTGCTGAACAGCGACGCGGTGGACGTCGCCATGAGCGCCCAGGCGATCACCAGCACCCGCGAGAACCGCGTGGACTTCACCACGCCCACCAGCTGCAGCGCCGTGTCCATGGTCAGCACCAGCCCGAAACTCAAGACCCACACCGACCTGGCCGGCAAGACCATCGTGGTCGGCTCCGGGTCCATCATGCAGAGCTTCGTGCAGAAACTCCCCTTCGACAAGAAGGTCAGCGTCGTGCCCACCAGCCAGGACGTGATGTTCTCCATGATCAGCGGCCAGGCCGACGCCACGTTCATGTACAGCGCCATGCAGCCCGCCATCAAGCAGATGTTCCCCAAAGCCACCCTGTACTTCGGGCCGGAACTGTGGAGCGTGCCGCAGGGCATGATGATCCACGAGGACGCCACGGCGCTGCGCCTGCGCCTCAACGCCGGCATTCAGCGCCTGCTGGGCAACGGCAAGTACGCCACCATCAGCACCAAGTACTTCGGGAAGGACGTCCGCTGCAAGTAA
- a CDS encoding 3-hydroxybutyrate dehydrogenase, translating to MTQPVQEDRTALVTGGTSGIGLAIAQRLQADGLRVAVLDLDRPQGRDVAAAHDLHFIGADLSRRADCRRAVEETVAALGGVDVLVNNAGFQHIDPIAEFPEDTWDTMLHVMLTAPFLLSKYAWPHLRRSGHGRIINVASIHGHVASPFKSAYISAKHGLIGLTRTAALEAGEQGLTVNAICPGYVRTPLVEGQIADQARTRGITAEEVEQKVMLEPAAIKRLLNPEDIAALASYVASRAAWGMTGAVLDLDLGWTAR from the coding sequence CAGGAAGACCGCACGGCCCTCGTCACCGGTGGCACCAGCGGCATCGGCCTCGCCATCGCCCAGCGCCTTCAGGCGGACGGCCTGCGCGTCGCCGTGCTGGACCTCGACCGCCCCCAGGGCCGCGACGTGGCCGCCGCCCACGACCTGCACTTCATCGGCGCGGACCTCAGCAGGCGCGCCGACTGCCGCCGCGCCGTGGAGGAGACCGTGGCCGCCCTCGGCGGCGTGGACGTGCTGGTGAACAACGCCGGCTTCCAGCACATCGACCCCATCGCGGAGTTCCCGGAAGACACCTGGGACACCATGCTGCACGTCATGCTCACCGCGCCCTTCCTGCTCAGCAAGTACGCCTGGCCGCACCTGCGCCGCAGCGGGCACGGCCGCATCATCAACGTCGCCAGCATCCACGGGCACGTCGCCAGCCCCTTCAAGAGCGCCTACATCAGCGCCAAACACGGATTGATCGGCCTGACCCGCACCGCCGCGCTGGAAGCCGGGGAGCAGGGCCTCACCGTGAACGCCATCTGCCCCGGGTACGTGCGCACGCCGCTGGTCGAGGGCCAGATCGCCGACCAGGCCCGCACGCGCGGCATCACCGCCGAGGAGGTCGAACAGAAGGTCATGCTCGAACCGGCCGCCATCAAACGCCTCCTGAACCCGGAGGACATCGCCGCGCTCGCCAGTTACGTGGCCTCCCGCGCCGCGTGGGGCATGACCGGCGCCGTGTTGGACCTCGATCTCGGCTGGACCGCCCGCTGA
- a CDS encoding nucleotidyltransferase domain-containing protein, with protein MSTPLTIPAALQAAVSDHPYPLLFATISGAHLYGFPSADSDWDLRGVHLLPVREVLGLQDTQDTVEVMYDPARHAVDLDLVTHDAAKFFRLLLKRNGYVLEQLHSPLVVHTTPEHAELRHLAARVVTRHHAHHYLGFSANQWQMFQKESPRRVKPLLYTFRTLLTGLHLMRTGKTEANLTHLNAEVRLGYLDDLMDQKRGGAEKEPFTGDVAFYEREYRRLSRDLEDARDASGLPVEVDVATVDALSDLLVRLRLKEGA; from the coding sequence ATGAGCACCCCATTGACCATTCCCGCCGCCCTTCAGGCCGCGGTGAGCGACCACCCGTATCCCCTGCTGTTCGCCACGATCAGTGGCGCGCACCTGTACGGCTTTCCCAGTGCCGACAGCGACTGGGACCTGCGCGGCGTCCACCTGCTGCCCGTCCGGGAGGTGCTGGGCCTGCAGGACACGCAGGACACCGTGGAGGTCATGTACGACCCGGCCCGGCACGCCGTGGACCTGGACCTCGTGACGCACGACGCCGCGAAGTTCTTCCGGCTGCTGCTCAAACGCAACGGGTACGTGCTCGAGCAGCTGCACTCCCCGCTGGTCGTGCACACCACGCCGGAACACGCCGAACTCCGGCACCTGGCGGCGCGGGTCGTCACGCGGCATCACGCGCACCACTACCTGGGCTTCAGCGCGAACCAGTGGCAGATGTTCCAGAAGGAGTCCCCGCGCCGGGTCAAGCCGCTGCTGTACACCTTCCGCACCCTGCTGACCGGTCTTCACCTGATGCGGACTGGGAAGACTGAGGCGAACCTGACGCACCTGAACGCCGAGGTGAGGCTGGGGTACTTGGACGACCTGATGGACCAGAAGCGCGGCGGGGCGGAGAAGGAACCCTTCACGGGTGACGTGGCGTTCTACGAGCGGGAGTACCGGCGGCTCTCGCGTGACCTCGAGGACGCCCGGGACGCGAGCGGCCTGCCGGTCGAGGTCGATGTGGCCACGGTGGACGCGTTGAGTGACCTGCTGGTCCGCCTCCGGCTGAAGGAGGGGGCGTGA
- a CDS encoding response regulator, producing MTAVEGGEMRGVRRLLLAEDNAADVFLMEAALQHAGVALEFVVARDGVEAMAVLQEGGPLPDAVVLDLNMPRMNGFEVLEAVRSDPRLAGLQVIVLTTSSASVDRERAQALGADAYITKPLAFDEFTALAGRLDELVQPPVPQPG from the coding sequence GTGACCGCCGTGGAGGGCGGGGAGATGCGCGGCGTGCGGCGTCTGCTGCTCGCCGAGGACAACGCCGCCGACGTGTTCCTGATGGAAGCGGCGCTGCAGCACGCCGGTGTCGCCCTGGAGTTCGTGGTGGCGCGCGACGGCGTGGAGGCCATGGCCGTGCTGCAGGAGGGCGGGCCGCTGCCGGACGCCGTGGTGCTGGACCTGAACATGCCGCGCATGAACGGCTTCGAGGTGCTGGAGGCGGTGCGGAGCGACCCGCGCCTGGCGGGCCTGCAGGTGATCGTGCTGACCACCTCCAGCGCCAGCGTGGACCGCGAGCGGGCGCAGGCGCTGGGGGCCGACGCGTACATCACCAAGCCGCTGGCCTTCGACGAGTTCACGGCGCTGGCTGGGCGCCTGGACGAACTGGTGCAGCCGCCCGTGCCTCAGCCCGGCTGA
- a CDS encoding transposase, translating to MSSQTYDSDLIDTEWEMLSGVWPPRSARGAPSRWSTREIVSAVLYVLRSVTAWRALPHDFPPWQTMYDHFRPLKMVGVWERIHRSWAASHTRTPTAPALRWRPRTRVRAATSRP from the coding sequence ATGTCGTCACAGACGTACGATTCCGACCTCATTGATACCGAGTGGGAAATGCTGAGTGGAGTGTGGCCCCCACGTTCTGCGCGAGGGGCGCCTTCACGGTGGTCAACCCGCGAGATCGTCAGTGCCGTGCTGTACGTGCTGCGTAGTGTGACCGCGTGGAGGGCACTGCCCCACGACTTTCCGCCCTGGCAGACGATGTACGACCACTTCCGTCCGTTGAAGATGGTTGGCGTGTGGGAACGCATCCATCGGAGTTGGGCCGCTTCACATACACGAACGCCAACTGCGCCCGCTTTGCGGTGGCGCCCACGAACCAGGGTCAGGGCGGCAACCTCAAGGCCGTGA
- a CDS encoding (R)-mandelonitrile lyase yields the protein MDIIRAGTVAAQSGPAEWFTGEVTIEPLFTAPDPARAAGSRVTFAPGARTAWHTHPLGQTLIVTDGLGRAQREGGPVVDLHPGDVVWFAPGERHWHGAAPGQVMTHLAIHERLNGEAVHWLEHVTDAEYGSEQ from the coding sequence ATGGACATCATCAGGGCAGGCACCGTGGCCGCGCAGAGCGGTCCGGCCGAGTGGTTCACGGGCGAGGTCACCATCGAGCCGTTGTTCACGGCGCCGGACCCGGCGCGCGCTGCGGGCAGCCGCGTGACCTTCGCGCCGGGTGCCCGGACGGCGTGGCACACGCATCCGCTGGGGCAGACGTTGATCGTCACGGACGGCCTGGGCCGCGCCCAGCGGGAGGGCGGCCCGGTGGTGGACCTGCACCCGGGCGACGTGGTGTGGTTCGCGCCGGGTGAGCGGCATTGGCACGGTGCGGCGCCGGGTCAGGTCATGACCCACCTCGCCATTCACGAGCGCCTGAATGGGGAGGCGGTGCACTGGCTGGAGCACGTGACGGATGCCGAGTACGGGTCGGAACAGTAA
- a CDS encoding enoyl-CoA hydratase/isomerase family protein: protein MTDPASHPGLRQDRQGDLLILTLDRPAVRNALNTPLIRALHAALDAAAEDRAVRGVVLTGAGAAFCGGLDIEELQAMSTQPPERHRADAQAFGALLERLYLLPKPTFAAVNGHAVAAGAGLVAACDHAVMDARARLGYTEAKIGFVAALVAVFLMRQIPEKHARDLLLSGRLVTAADAARMGLVNEATPEGESLTRTLAIAAQVTANAPYSLRQTKAMLADAPTLSVQEGLRRATDLNAAARASASLKEGVTAFLEKRPPDWAALQED from the coding sequence ATGACCGACCCCGCCTCCCACCCCGGCCTGCGCCAGGACCGTCAGGGTGACCTGCTGATCCTCACGCTGGACCGGCCTGCCGTGCGCAACGCCCTGAACACGCCCCTGATCCGCGCCCTGCACGCCGCGCTGGACGCCGCCGCCGAGGACCGCGCGGTGCGGGGCGTGGTCCTCACCGGGGCGGGCGCGGCCTTCTGCGGCGGGCTGGACATCGAGGAACTCCAGGCCATGAGCACGCAGCCGCCCGAACGGCACCGCGCGGACGCCCAGGCCTTCGGGGCGCTGCTCGAACGCCTGTACCTGCTGCCCAAACCCACCTTCGCGGCCGTGAACGGGCACGCCGTGGCGGCCGGGGCGGGCCTGGTCGCCGCCTGCGACCACGCGGTCATGGACGCCCGCGCCAGGCTCGGGTACACCGAGGCGAAGATCGGGTTCGTGGCCGCGCTGGTCGCCGTGTTCCTGATGCGCCAGATTCCTGAGAAGCACGCCCGGGACCTGCTGCTCTCCGGCCGGCTGGTCACCGCCGCGGACGCCGCGCGCATGGGCCTGGTGAACGAGGCGACCCCGGAAGGGGAGAGCCTGACCCGCACGCTGGCCATCGCCGCTCAGGTCACCGCGAACGCGCCGTACAGCCTGCGTCAGACCAAGGCCATGCTGGCCGACGCCCCCACCCTGAGCGTGCAGGAGGGCCTGCGCCGCGCCACCGACCTGAACGCCGCGGCGCGCGCCAGCGCCAGCCTGAAAGAAGGTGTCACCGCCTTCCTGGAAAAACGCCCGCCGGACTGGGCGGCCCTGCAGGAAGACTGA
- a CDS encoding biliverdin-producing heme oxygenase: MTLLQRLKDETSSEHAALEARLPLMHPDLTLQDYVGVLQAFYSVVQPLEARLDALVLPEALEWPERRRAALLEADLRGLDQAPVPPDPGSAQVWADLTGAEALGACYVLEGSTLGGQLITRQLGRLGLSAEDGGAYFAGHGVHTGARWKAFRAALEGSVPAEQEDAVLRGARRTFLAFHGALA; the protein is encoded by the coding sequence GTGACCCTGTTACAGCGGCTGAAAGATGAGACTTCCAGTGAGCATGCGGCGCTGGAGGCCCGGCTGCCATTGATGCACCCGGACCTGACCCTGCAGGACTACGTGGGCGTGCTGCAGGCCTTCTACTCGGTGGTACAGCCCCTGGAGGCGCGGCTGGACGCTCTGGTTCTCCCGGAGGCGCTGGAATGGCCGGAGCGGCGCCGCGCGGCGCTGCTGGAAGCGGACCTGCGCGGCCTGGACCAAGCGCCGGTGCCCCCGGACCCGGGCAGCGCGCAGGTGTGGGCGGACCTGACCGGCGCGGAGGCGCTGGGCGCGTGCTACGTGCTGGAGGGGTCCACGCTGGGCGGGCAGCTGATCACCCGGCAGCTGGGCCGCCTGGGCCTGAGCGCCGAGGACGGCGGCGCGTACTTCGCAGGGCACGGCGTGCATACCGGGGCGCGCTGGAAGGCCTTCCGGGCGGCGCTGGAAGGCAGCGTGCCGGCGGAGCAGGAGGACGCGGTGCTGCGCGGCGCGCGGCGGACCTTCCTGGCCTTCCACGGGGCGCTGGCGTGA
- a CDS encoding polynucleotide kinase-phosphatase — translation MTTIHLPELCLVALVGASGSGKTTLGGRLFAPGEVLSSDAFRVLVANDENVLDANGDAFDALYFVARKRLARGLLTVIDATNVQADARKRIVDLAREFDVLPVAVVLDLPEEELLARHAARADRPFGPGVVRQQVQQLRRSLRRLQGEGFRHVTVLGGAQEVQAAQVVRERLYNNLRHEPGPFDFIGDVHGCLPELRDLLGALGYAVAEDLSVTPPAGRKAVFVGDLVDRGPDTPGVLRLVMGMVRAGTALCVPGNHDVKLLRALQGKKVTVSHGLDRSLEQLQAQPPEFRREVAGFLEGLVSHYVLDSGRVVVAHAGMKEAYQGRASARVREFALYGETTGETDEFGLPVRWNWAAEYRGQAHVVYGHTPVPHAEWLNRTIDIDTGCVFGGHLTALRYPELEVVSVPAREVYAEPVRPLQPAREPGSAQQVNDELLDLADVTGKRVIETRLRGRVTVREDEAAAALETLSRFATDPRWLLYLPPTMSPSETSTREGYLEHPEEAFTHYLNAGVAQVVCEEKHMGSRAVLVLARDADAAQRRFGVRDGRQGTVYSRSGRAFFEDEALERDLVARAADAISAAGLWEELGTDWALLDAEILPWSLKAGALLRGQYAAVGAAARATLPAEVSVLEAAVARGLPLGDLLDRTRAREALTAAYVDAYRQYVRRAHGLADVRIAPFHLLASEGHVHSGQDHLWHMRTLARLADADPALFIATRHRTVDLRDDASRQAATEWWLALTAGGGEGMVVKPLHFLTRGHKGLVQPAMKVRGREYLRIIYGPEYTLPEHLERLRARGLSGKRALALREFALGLEGLERFVAGEPLRRLHECVFGVAALESEPLDPRL, via the coding sequence ATGACGACGATTCACCTGCCGGAGCTGTGCCTGGTGGCCCTGGTGGGCGCGTCGGGGTCCGGGAAGACGACGCTGGGTGGACGGCTGTTCGCGCCGGGCGAGGTGCTGTCCAGCGACGCCTTCCGGGTGCTGGTCGCGAACGACGAGAACGTCCTGGACGCCAACGGGGACGCCTTCGACGCGCTGTACTTCGTGGCCCGGAAGCGCCTGGCGCGGGGCCTGCTGACCGTGATCGACGCGACGAACGTGCAAGCGGACGCCCGGAAGCGGATCGTGGACCTGGCGCGTGAGTTCGACGTGCTGCCGGTGGCGGTCGTGCTGGACCTGCCCGAGGAGGAACTGCTGGCCCGGCACGCGGCCCGGGCGGACCGGCCGTTCGGGCCGGGCGTGGTCCGGCAGCAGGTGCAGCAGTTGCGGCGGTCCCTGCGGAGACTGCAGGGGGAGGGCTTCCGGCACGTGACGGTGCTGGGTGGCGCGCAGGAGGTACAGGCCGCGCAGGTGGTGCGCGAGCGGCTGTACAACAACCTCCGGCATGAGCCGGGCCCGTTCGATTTCATCGGGGACGTGCACGGCTGCCTGCCGGAACTGCGCGACCTGCTGGGCGCACTGGGGTACGCCGTCGCAGAGGACCTGAGCGTCACGCCTCCAGCGGGCCGGAAGGCCGTGTTCGTGGGAGACCTCGTGGACCGCGGGCCGGACACGCCCGGCGTGCTGCGGCTGGTGATGGGCATGGTCCGTGCCGGAACGGCCCTGTGCGTGCCCGGGAATCACGACGTGAAGCTCCTGCGGGCCCTGCAGGGGAAGAAGGTCACGGTCTCCCACGGCCTGGACCGGTCGCTTGAGCAGTTGCAGGCGCAGCCCCCGGAGTTCCGGCGGGAGGTGGCCGGTTTCCTCGAGGGCCTGGTCAGCCACTACGTGCTGGACAGCGGCCGGGTGGTGGTGGCGCACGCCGGGATGAAGGAGGCGTACCAGGGCCGCGCGTCCGCCCGGGTGCGGGAGTTCGCGCTGTACGGCGAGACGACCGGGGAGACCGACGAGTTCGGCCTGCCGGTCCGCTGGAACTGGGCGGCCGAGTACCGCGGGCAGGCGCATGTGGTGTACGGGCACACGCCCGTCCCGCACGCCGAGTGGCTGAACCGGACGATCGACATCGACACCGGCTGCGTGTTCGGCGGTCACCTCACCGCCCTGCGCTACCCGGAGCTCGAGGTCGTGAGCGTACCCGCGCGGGAGGTGTACGCCGAACCCGTGCGGCCCCTGCAGCCCGCGCGGGAGCCTGGAAGCGCGCAGCAGGTGAATGACGAACTGCTCGACCTCGCGGACGTGACCGGGAAACGCGTGATCGAGACGCGCCTGCGCGGCCGCGTCACGGTCCGGGAGGACGAGGCGGCCGCGGCGCTGGAGACCCTGAGCCGCTTCGCCACGGACCCGCGCTGGCTGCTGTACCTGCCGCCCACCATGAGCCCCAGTGAGACCAGCACCCGCGAGGGGTACCTCGAGCATCCGGAGGAGGCCTTCACCCACTACCTGAACGCAGGCGTGGCGCAGGTCGTGTGCGAGGAAAAGCACATGGGGTCCCGCGCGGTGCTGGTGCTTGCCCGGGACGCGGACGCCGCCCAGCGGCGCTTCGGCGTGCGGGACGGCAGACAGGGGACTGTGTACTCCCGGTCCGGCCGGGCCTTCTTCGAGGATGAGGCCCTGGAGCGGGACCTCGTCGCCCGGGCGGCGGACGCCATCAGCGCGGCCGGGCTGTGGGAGGAACTGGGGACGGACTGGGCGCTGCTCGACGCCGAGATCCTCCCGTGGTCCCTGAAGGCCGGGGCGCTGCTGCGGGGGCAGTACGCCGCGGTCGGCGCGGCGGCCCGGGCGACCCTGCCGGCCGAGGTCAGCGTGCTCGAGGCGGCCGTCGCGCGGGGCCTGCCACTGGGGGACCTGCTGGACCGCACCCGGGCGCGTGAGGCGCTGACGGCCGCGTACGTGGACGCGTACCGGCAGTACGTGCGGCGCGCGCACGGGCTCGCGGACGTCCGGATCGCGCCTTTTCACCTGCTGGCCAGCGAGGGGCACGTGCACTCCGGCCAGGATCACCTGTGGCACATGAGGACGCTCGCCCGGCTTGCGGACGCCGACCCGGCGCTGTTCATCGCCACGCGGCACCGCACGGTGGACCTGAGGGACGACGCCAGCCGGCAGGCGGCCACCGAGTGGTGGCTGGCCCTCACGGCGGGCGGCGGGGAGGGCATGGTGGTCAAGCCGCTGCACTTCCTCACGCGGGGGCACAAGGGCCTGGTGCAGCCGGCCATGAAGGTCCGGGGCCGGGAGTACCTGCGGATCATCTACGGCCCGGAGTACACCCTCCCGGAGCACCTGGAACGCCTGCGGGCGCGCGGGCTGAGCGGCAAGCGGGCGCTGGCCCTGCGGGAGTTCGCGCTGGGCCTCGAGGGCCTGGAGCGCTTCGTGGCCGGGGAGCCGCTGCGCCGCTTGCACGAGTGCGTGTTCGGCGTGGCCGCGCTGGAAAGCGAGCCGCTCGACCCTCGCCTGTAA
- a CDS encoding alpha/beta fold hydrolase has product MSAEPEAFLHDVGGIPLEVQRAGPGPQEAPTLVFLHEGLGSAGLWRDFPARLAAATGCGWMAYSRAGYGRSGPAALPRPVTYLHHEALDVLPEVLRALDVREHMLVGHSDGGSVALIHAGAAALPGLRGVVTEAAHVFNEELSRQGIREAVAAYEAGDLRGRLARHHDHVDVAFRGWSDTWLSDAFLTWNLEAYLPGIRVPALVMQGLDDGYGTPAQVEAIVRGIGPHAEALLLPGCGHTPHREAPDVTLAAMAAFVTRVTGRGAV; this is encoded by the coding sequence ATGTCCGCCGAACCGGAAGCCTTCCTGCACGACGTTGGCGGGATCCCACTGGAGGTCCAGCGCGCCGGTCCGGGCCCACAGGAGGCGCCCACGCTGGTGTTTCTTCACGAGGGGCTGGGCAGCGCGGGGCTGTGGCGGGACTTCCCGGCGCGGCTCGCGGCCGCGACCGGGTGCGGGTGGATGGCGTACAGCCGTGCCGGGTACGGCCGCAGCGGCCCAGCGGCCCTGCCCCGCCCGGTCACGTACCTGCACCATGAGGCGCTGGACGTCCTCCCGGAGGTGCTGCGCGCGCTGGATGTCAGGGAGCACATGCTGGTCGGGCATTCCGACGGCGGGAGCGTCGCGCTGATTCACGCCGGGGCGGCCGCGCTGCCGGGGCTGCGGGGCGTGGTGACTGAAGCGGCGCACGTCTTCAACGAGGAGCTGAGCCGCCAGGGCATCCGCGAGGCGGTCGCCGCGTACGAGGCGGGGGACCTGCGCGGGCGCCTGGCGCGGCACCACGATCACGTGGACGTGGCCTTCCGCGGCTGGAGCGACACGTGGCTGAGCGACGCGTTCCTGACCTGGAACCTGGAGGCGTACCTGCCTGGGATCCGGGTGCCGGCGCTGGTCATGCAGGGCCTGGACGACGGGTATGGCACGCCCGCGCAGGTGGAGGCGATCGTGCGCGGCATCGGACCGCACGCCGAGGCGCTGCTGCTGCCCGGCTGCGGGCACACCCCGCACCGCGAGGCGCCGGACGTGACGCTGGCGGCCATGGCGGCCTTCGTCACGCGGGTGACCGGACGGGGGGCGGTGTGA
- a CDS encoding ATP-binding protein yields the protein MTGPNPEANLLPPTYLGGPEITTENCEREPIHIPGSVQPHGALLVVNAEGGQVLQVSENLPAFLGVAAPEALGRPLGALLGGLTGVDGARVEAQIAEALPDGVADNVQFRVPLHTGAGVAAPLILTAHRVGERLIVELEPTQPDTAGLAYRRRNAVFAMEGATGLVELAQVAVTAARDLSGFDRVMLYRFGPDHSGEVLAEARREDLGSFLAHRFPASDIPPQARALYVRHLLRLTADVNAAPVPLLPRLDPVTNAPVPLGGAVLRATSPIHLQYLRNMGVASSLSVSIVVDGRLWGLIACHHQTPLVTSPELRSTLEELGRLLNLQVQLKERAEVDAFRERLRGGHQRVLQAAARSTAPLDALSDPGLRLRELMNAGGLALHFEGQWRTLGAAPGTADLEALLGWLRATEPGTLYSTDELGAAWPPAAELPGVASGLLALSIGHGWREALLWFRPEVPRTVAWGGATPEFAKDGLGPRQSFETYLETVQGRALPWHEGERSEASALGETLTATLGERLTTLRSLNDQLARSGAEWRELAFVIAHTVKEPVRLIHQFVELFGLRQGADIDPESRTLSQFVTRETGRLHRLITDLYAYIELLSYPALSPVDVTPVQFVQDVVEAVPGAAGRVTVDVSGASGADRPVRVDAVKGREALRQVVVNALTYSPPGSAVTVTVRQDAHSTTFTVADQGPGIPPQYRDRAFQLFQRLVPGQTDDPAGTGLGLPLARKIAELHGGTLSLDAAPGPGARFTLRLPLDLPAPAMPLSGAGA from the coding sequence GTGACCGGCCCGAACCCGGAGGCGAACCTGCTGCCTCCCACGTACCTGGGCGGTCCGGAGATCACCACCGAGAACTGCGAGCGCGAACCGATTCACATTCCGGGCAGCGTGCAGCCGCACGGGGCGCTGCTGGTCGTGAACGCGGAGGGCGGGCAGGTGCTGCAGGTCAGCGAGAACCTGCCGGCGTTCCTGGGCGTGGCCGCGCCGGAGGCGCTGGGTCGGCCGCTGGGCGCCCTGCTGGGTGGACTGACCGGCGTGGACGGCGCACGCGTTGAGGCGCAGATCGCCGAGGCGCTGCCGGACGGCGTGGCCGATAACGTGCAGTTCCGCGTGCCGCTACACACCGGCGCGGGGGTCGCCGCGCCGCTCATCCTGACCGCGCACCGCGTCGGGGAGCGCCTGATCGTGGAACTGGAACCCACCCAACCCGACACGGCCGGTCTCGCCTACCGGCGCCGCAACGCCGTGTTCGCCATGGAAGGCGCGACCGGCCTCGTGGAGCTCGCGCAGGTGGCTGTCACGGCCGCGCGGGACCTCAGCGGCTTCGACCGGGTGATGCTGTACCGTTTCGGGCCGGACCACAGCGGCGAGGTGCTCGCCGAGGCGCGGCGGGAGGACCTGGGCAGCTTCCTCGCGCACCGCTTTCCGGCGTCGGACATTCCCCCGCAGGCGCGGGCCCTGTACGTGCGACACCTGCTGCGCCTGACCGCGGACGTGAACGCCGCGCCGGTGCCGCTGCTGCCGCGCCTGGACCCCGTGACGAACGCGCCGGTGCCGCTGGGCGGCGCGGTGCTGCGCGCCACGTCGCCGATCCACCTGCAGTACCTGCGGAACATGGGCGTGGCGTCCAGCCTGTCGGTGTCCATCGTGGTGGACGGCCGCCTGTGGGGCCTGATCGCCTGTCACCACCAGACGCCGCTCGTGACCAGCCCGGAGCTGCGCAGCACCCTGGAGGAGCTGGGGCGGCTGCTGAACCTGCAGGTGCAGCTCAAGGAGCGCGCCGAGGTGGACGCCTTCCGCGAGCGGCTGCGCGGCGGGCACCAGCGGGTGCTGCAGGCGGCCGCGCGGTCCACCGCGCCGCTGGACGCCCTGAGTGACCCGGGCCTGCGGCTGCGGGAACTGATGAACGCCGGCGGGCTGGCCCTGCACTTCGAGGGCCAGTGGCGCACGCTGGGCGCCGCGCCCGGCACGGCGGACCTGGAGGCCCTGCTGGGCTGGCTGCGGGCGACGGAGCCGGGCACACTGTACAGCACCGACGAACTGGGCGCCGCCTGGCCGCCCGCGGCGGAGCTCCCGGGCGTGGCGAGCGGGCTGCTGGCCCTGAGCATCGGGCACGGCTGGCGCGAAGCGCTGCTGTGGTTCCGCCCGGAGGTGCCGCGCACCGTCGCGTGGGGCGGCGCGACGCCCGAGTTCGCCAAGGACGGCCTGGGGCCGCGCCAGTCGTTCGAGACGTACCTGGAAACCGTGCAGGGGCGCGCGCTGCCCTGGCACGAGGGCGAGCGTTCGGAGGCGTCGGCGCTGGGGGAGACGCTCACGGCCACGCTGGGCGAGCGCCTGACCACGCTGCGCAGCCTGAACGACCAGCTGGCGCGCAGCGGCGCTGAGTGGCGGGAACTGGCGTTCGTGATCGCACACACCGTGAAGGAACCGGTGCGGTTGATCCATCAGTTCGTGGAGCTGTTCGGCCTGCGGCAGGGCGCGGACATCGACCCGGAATCCCGCACGCTCTCGCAATTCGTGACGCGCGAGACCGGGCGGCTGCACCGCCTGATCACGGACCTGTATGCGTACATCGAGCTGCTGTCCTACCCGGCCCTCTCGCCGGTGGACGTGACCCCCGTGCAGTTCGTGCAGGACGTAGTGGAAGCCGTGCCCGGCGCCGCCGGTCGGGTCACGGTGGACGTTTCGGGCGCGTCCGGCGCCGACCGGCCGGTCCGGGTGGACGCGGTCAAGGGCCGCGAGGCGCTGCGGCAGGTGGTCGTCAACGCCCTGACGTACTCCCCGCCGGGGTCGGCGGTGACGGTCACGGTCCGGCAGGACGCGCACTCGACGACCTTCACGGTGGCCGACCAGGGCCCGGGCATTCCCCCGCAGTACCGGGACCGCGCCTTCCAGCTGTTCCAGCGGCTGGTGCCGGGCCAGACCGACGATCCGGCCGGCACCGGCCTGGGGCTGCCGCTGGCAAGGAAGATCGCCGAACTGCACGGCGGGACCCTCAGCCTGGACGCCGCGCCCGGGCCCGGCGCGCGCTTCACGCTGCGGCTGCCGCTGGACCTGCCGGCCCCGGCCATGCCCCTGTCTGGAGCGGGCGCGTGA